Proteins co-encoded in one Planctomycetia bacterium genomic window:
- a CDS encoding class I SAM-dependent methyltransferase, with protein MDTHKSTARNPEAIFSEIYQNGLWSTTKWNSGTGSDPSKEGSPYGFLVPALIKTLEAKTVVDLGCGDGRILASLAVDCPGVTFHGLDCCSHLINHLRNVLPHHHWHHNQLTTLHDFDQIPDADVYLCKDVFHHWPTANIINLVQYLQCQQMGVMIATQDRYQDEKTTDCEMGGYRALSGAMKPWSLFQPELLANYLHKAVWLLRF; from the coding sequence ATGGATACGCACAAGAGTACCGCCAGAAATCCCGAAGCCATCTTTAGTGAGATTTACCAGAACGGCTTATGGAGCACCACCAAGTGGAACAGCGGCACCGGCTCCGACCCCAGCAAGGAAGGATCACCCTACGGATTCCTGGTTCCCGCATTAATTAAAACTCTCGAGGCCAAGACTGTCGTGGATCTCGGCTGTGGTGACGGGCGTATCCTGGCCAGCCTGGCGGTAGACTGTCCCGGTGTCACGTTCCACGGCCTCGATTGCTGCAGCCACCTGATCAACCATCTGCGAAACGTCTTACCCCACCATCACTGGCATCACAACCAGCTCACCACATTGCACGATTTCGACCAGATTCCCGATGCTGACGTGTATCTGTGCAAAGACGTTTTCCACCACTGGCCCACGGCCAACATCATCAACCTGGTCCAGTACCTGCAGTGCCAGCAGATGGGCGTTATGATTGCCACCCAGGACCGCTACCAGGACGAAAAGACCACCGATTGCGAAATGGGGGGCTACCGGGCACTTTCCGGGGCAATGAAGCCCTGGAGCCTGTTCCAGCCAGAGCTGCTGGCGAACTATCTGCACAAGGCTGTCTGGTTGCTTCGATTTTGA